One Bacteroidota bacterium genomic window carries:
- a CDS encoding PAS domain S-box protein, with amino-acid sequence MSLVFMLTGLLLRVIAFFKAINMLRKKRDWRLITLSVIILITVINMVIHRGATLSNYDAIPVGFSFSSFLYGVAFLVAVNLHERVLKAYSQQKRKLSDHVNLFEQFAYSAPLACFIFQDQKIVFANHAATTLTGFTHKELLALEPHLIAAPDSQDYLVNLNTNDDEITSIEISLELAHKMGDTRWGLASFGSAAYNGKPATVGTILDVTKQKTAEQEIQKAEERIRIATNASNTVVWDVDLTTETSSLVVPVSLENEYDFIEGISREEILRCVYEPDLPGMEKIIEASYHEKTGFNIDYRRYNKAGELRWWHLQGKAQFNNEGKPVRLSGTSRCIHEQKIAEEAVQENEARLRIATEIAGIQVWEWEIGSEEVNHIENGDDNACKQVTGYADFVERLHPDHRERVIASVTNAITNGVRYEEEFLLRDNNGEYFWQLSVGQILYNENGEPAQMIGAALDTTERRQKEELIRFQADLLDKIGQNIVSQNKKGELTYLNKAAQKAFGIDQTGGGNVDISNLLPDNKRIKGHPGVIDTLQQGEQWIGEITAHTLYGTSFPIFLSASPLFDEQGEYDGFVAISTDMSAYKEIQVALQDSEERLRLALDAASLVVWDVDLTSGNVVHSIPSSINAIEAKKFNSMQTILSSFHPGDQEKASFQVMQCIEKNKPLYIEHRFIDEHGAFDWWQTSGKMYNDHDGNPTRMIGTSQMITIRKEAELQLQQRMNQLQAIYNIADAVNKGESLDSIYLTAADGTKKAIGANRIAILILNPETEEIEFAFHDGLSATYREAMMDHCPWNGTEKERLTVCVSEGDLNSELGPLAPYAAEEGILSLGAFPLMHKDNLLGKFMIFFDDTAEVPLTDRQFVSRMANHVTLAIVKYRNEETLKARTIELQTIADTIPDAIFRIGDDLNMKFANKTVLQSSNMTMEEFTRLDAYSFGCPPDLNKEWISTIKKVIKEKRAYELDFQIEDPADGTKHFQALLAPESTTETQVGSALAVIRDITEERQLQQTIIDISARQQRNIGQDLHDELGQLLTGIGFKIAGLQRDLDELNDDCAEQNRDISQLVEKAISQTRMLAEGLNPVTLEVHGIRAGLEKLALNTENTFGVSCPFTCDEDFNIEDEETAVQLYRIGQEAINNAVKHASPTQIEISLKQTNGKAELVVEDDGNGFTHALSESDGHGLRIMNYRARVIGAVFSIDTVPKKGTTVRCTFKNNTIVQQK; translated from the coding sequence ATGTCTTTAGTCTTTATGCTTACCGGCCTTCTGCTGCGCGTGATAGCTTTTTTCAAAGCCATCAATATGTTGCGCAAAAAAAGGGACTGGCGCCTGATTACATTGTCCGTAATCATTCTAATCACTGTAATAAATATGGTGATTCACCGTGGGGCAACGCTTTCAAACTATGATGCTATCCCAGTAGGATTCAGCTTCTCCAGCTTTCTTTATGGCGTGGCATTTCTGGTTGCGGTAAACCTACATGAACGCGTATTGAAGGCCTACAGTCAACAAAAACGCAAACTTTCAGACCATGTAAATCTGTTCGAGCAGTTTGCCTACTCAGCACCGCTGGCTTGCTTCATATTTCAGGACCAGAAAATTGTCTTCGCCAATCACGCTGCAACTACACTAACAGGATTTACCCACAAAGAACTCCTGGCACTGGAGCCCCACCTGATAGCTGCGCCAGATTCGCAGGACTACCTGGTCAATTTGAACACCAACGATGATGAGATCACCTCGATTGAAATAAGCCTGGAGCTGGCCCACAAAATGGGCGATACGCGGTGGGGACTCGCTTCGTTTGGCTCTGCAGCCTATAACGGCAAGCCGGCCACCGTGGGCACCATTCTCGATGTGACCAAACAGAAAACTGCAGAACAGGAAATCCAAAAAGCCGAGGAACGTATTCGTATTGCTACCAATGCGTCCAACACGGTTGTCTGGGATGTAGATTTAACAACAGAGACTTCGTCACTTGTTGTGCCCGTTAGCCTCGAAAACGAATACGACTTTATTGAGGGTATAAGCCGGGAAGAAATTCTACGTTGCGTATATGAGCCCGATCTTCCGGGCATGGAAAAAATTATTGAGGCAAGTTATCACGAAAAAACTGGCTTCAATATTGACTACCGCCGGTACAACAAAGCAGGTGAATTACGCTGGTGGCATCTCCAGGGTAAAGCCCAGTTTAACAACGAAGGCAAACCCGTTCGTCTCTCTGGTACCAGCCGATGTATCCACGAACAAAAGATTGCCGAAGAAGCCGTACAGGAAAACGAAGCCCGGCTGCGCATAGCCACGGAGATTGCCGGCATTCAGGTATGGGAATGGGAAATTGGCAGCGAAGAAGTCAACCATATTGAAAACGGCGACGACAATGCTTGTAAACAAGTCACAGGCTATGCTGACTTTGTTGAACGCTTACACCCAGATCACCGAGAACGCGTAATTGCCAGCGTGACCAATGCCATTACCAATGGGGTTCGATACGAAGAAGAGTTTTTACTAAGAGACAACAATGGAGAATATTTCTGGCAGTTATCGGTCGGCCAGATTCTCTACAATGAAAACGGCGAACCGGCGCAGATGATTGGCGCTGCGCTCGATACAACAGAACGCAGACAAAAAGAAGAACTGATCCGTTTCCAGGCTGACTTGCTGGATAAAATTGGACAAAACATTGTCTCGCAAAACAAAAAAGGCGAGCTCACCTACCTCAATAAGGCCGCACAAAAAGCATTTGGCATTGATCAAACGGGTGGTGGCAACGTGGATATTTCCAATCTCTTGCCAGACAACAAGCGCATAAAAGGCCATCCGGGCGTAATCGACACCCTACAGCAAGGCGAACAGTGGATTGGTGAAATAACCGCCCATACCCTCTATGGCACCTCGTTTCCTATTTTTCTGAGCGCATCCCCATTGTTCGATGAACAAGGCGAATACGACGGCTTTGTAGCGATTTCAACCGACATGAGCGCCTACAAAGAAATTCAGGTGGCGCTGCAGGATAGCGAAGAACGCCTCCGGCTCGCCCTCGATGCCGCAAGCCTGGTTGTTTGGGATGTTGACCTGACATCCGGCAATGTGGTACACAGCATTCCTTCGTCCATTAATGCAATAGAGGCTAAAAAATTCAACTCGATGCAAACCATTCTGAGCAGTTTTCATCCGGGAGACCAGGAGAAAGCTTCTTTTCAGGTGATGCAATGCATCGAGAAAAACAAACCGCTCTACATTGAGCACCGCTTCATTGATGAACACGGCGCCTTCGATTGGTGGCAAACCAGCGGCAAAATGTACAACGACCATGATGGCAATCCTACCCGCATGATCGGTACATCCCAGATGATCACCATCAGAAAAGAAGCTGAACTACAACTGCAACAACGCATGAATCAGTTGCAGGCGATTTACAACATCGCAGATGCAGTCAACAAAGGAGAATCTCTCGACTCTATTTATCTGACGGCAGCTGACGGCACTAAAAAAGCAATAGGCGCCAACAGAATAGCCATCTTAATCCTCAATCCAGAAACAGAAGAAATAGAATTTGCTTTCCATGATGGCCTCTCGGCTACCTACAGAGAAGCCATGATGGACCATTGCCCCTGGAATGGCACCGAGAAAGAACGTCTGACAGTTTGTGTTTCAGAAGGCGATTTGAATTCTGAACTAGGACCCCTGGCACCATATGCAGCGGAAGAAGGAATCCTGAGTCTCGGCGCATTCCCCTTGATGCATAAAGACAACTTGCTGGGCAAGTTTATGATATTCTTTGACGACACAGCGGAGGTCCCACTTACAGATAGACAGTTTGTATCCCGGATGGCCAACCACGTGACGCTGGCAATTGTCAAATACCGGAATGAAGAAACCCTGAAAGCGCGAACCATTGAGTTGCAAACCATTGCAGATACCATCCCCGATGCTATTTTCCGGATTGGTGATGACCTCAATATGAAATTCGCCAATAAAACAGTGCTTCAATCTTCCAACATGACCATGGAAGAGTTTACAAGGCTCGATGCTTACTCCTTTGGCTGTCCGCCTGATCTCAACAAGGAATGGATTAGCACAATTAAAAAGGTAATCAAAGAAAAGCGGGCCTATGAACTGGACTTCCAGATCGAGGACCCTGCTGACGGCACCAAACACTTTCAAGCATTGCTGGCCCCAGAGTCTACAACAGAAACGCAGGTAGGCTCAGCATTGGCCGTTATCCGAGATATTACAGAAGAGCGGCAGCTACAGCAAACCATCATCGATATCAGTGCGCGCCAGCAACGCAACATTGGCCAGGACCTTCATGATGAACTCGGACAGTTACTCACCGGTATAGGGTTTAAAATTGCCGGCCTGCAGCGCGACCTTGATGAACTCAACGACGACTGCGCAGAACAAAACCGGGACATTAGCCAGCTTGTAGAAAAAGCGATCAGTCAAACGCGTATGCTTGCGGAAGGGCTTAACCCCGTGACGCTCGAAGTGCATGGCATCAGGGCCGGCCTCGAAAAACTCGCGCTCAATACAGAAAATACGTTCGGCGTCTCCTGCCCGTTTACCTGTGATGAAGACTTTAATATAGAAGACGAAGAAACTGCTGTACAGCTGTACCGGATTGGGCAAGAGGCAATCAACAATGCCGTAAAACACG